The proteins below come from a single Myripristis murdjan chromosome 10, fMyrMur1.1, whole genome shotgun sequence genomic window:
- the LOC115366133 gene encoding catenin delta-1-like isoform X3, whose amino-acid sequence MEQCESAAALLESVREQEVQFEQLTRALEEERRRVGLPATSPSALGRPLPHTQNGRLGDADIERLKLTDRYINGTQYRMVDPAHGVLDESYTPEDDSQEAHSVFSDEGTTRRSDNGMKKPIASRTVLPPDSVSIDGGLSMSGMGGYSATLDRPYRQGGAGDYPTATVPRNYHYGPAGGYDDYRGGPPLEPYASLSRGTRIDDRYRPVDGYRTLDSGYRAPSRQQLDPYAAQPQVARGMRAMGSAMEMRYGHGHYGLEDDQRSLGYDDVDYGMGPPPMHPGGYGTMPRLGPGPGGMDRRRLRSCEDTLDGDMGGVDPYTWGVPMTMERGSMASLDSTLRKAPPTSWRQPELPEVIAMLNYRLDPVKTNAAAFLQHLTFKNDKVKSEVRRLKGIPSLVSLLDHPKKEVHHSACGALKNISFGRDPDNKIAIKNCDGVPALVRLLRKTHDQDLTDTITGTLWNLSSHDSVKMEIVDHALHALADEVMVPHSGWERGSDGAEESCKPRHLEWETALTNTAGCLRNVSSERSEARRKLRECTGLVDSLMYIVQSQINRKDVDNKLVENSVCLLRNLSYHVHREVPGSERYAEATPLNQGPAPASNKGGCFGSRKGKDEWFAKGKKDVDDGSADQVDIPKRTTPAKGYELLFQPEVVRVYTSLLRESQNPSVLEAAAGAIQNLCAGRWTYGRYIRATVRLEKGLPMMAELLAHGNDRVVRAMSGALRNLAIDNRNRELLGKHAVPHLVADLPGGQSQSGRALSEETVVSVLSTLAEVLGNSLEAAKTLRASQGIERLVLINKDGKRSDREVRGAGQVLQLVWGHKELRRPLEKDGWKKTDFMVNLNPSTTNGPSSRANGTYEDSTLPLLDRGEKRDMIPLNDLGPEGYSTLDQRERRHTLDDTTDTLPKN is encoded by the exons ATGGAGCAGTGTGAGAGTGCAGCGGCTCTGCTGGAGTCGGTCAGGGAGCAGGAGGTGCAGTTTGAACAGCTGACCCGGgcgctggaggaggagaggaggagagttgGCCTCCCTGCCACCAGCCCCTCGGCCCTGGGTCgccccctccctcacacacag AACGGGCGTTTAGGGGATGCAGACATAGAACGACTGAaactgacagacagatacataAACGGGACACaa TACAGGATGGTGGACCCTGCACACGGCGTTTTAGATGAGAGCTACACACCAGAGGACGACTCACAGGAAGCACACTCAGTCTTCTCTGATGAGGGAACCACGCGACGGTCAGACAATGGG ATGAAGAAACCAATTGCCTCACGCACAGTCCTGCCCCCTGATTCTGTGTCTATTGACGGAGGCTTGTCGATGTCTGGCATGGGTGGGTACAGTGCCACATTGGACCGTCCCTACAggcaaggaggagcaggagactACCCCACTGCCACAGTGCCCAGAAACTACCACTATGGCCCTGCTGGGGGTTATGACGACTACCGGGGAGGCCCACCACTGGAGCCGTATGCTAGCCTGAGCAGAGGCACACGTATAGACGACCGCTACAG GCCAGTTGACGGCTACAGGACCCTGGATTCTGGTTACCGAGCTCCAAGCCGCCAGCAGTTAGACCCATATGCAGCGCAGCCTCAGGTGGCCCGTGGGATGAGGGCCATGGGCTCAGCCATGGAAATGCGATATGGCCATGGCCACTACGGACTGGAGGATGACCAGCGTAGTCTGGGATATGATGATGTAGACTATGGCATGGGACCTCCACCAATGCACCCTGGGGGCTATGGTACCATGCCACGTTTGGGACCTGGCCCTGGGGGTATGGACAGACGTAGACTGAG GAGCTGTGAGGACACTTTGGATGGTGACATGGGGGGAGTTGACCCATACACCTGGGGTGTTCCCATGACAATGGAAAGGGGAAGCATGGCTTCATTGGACAGCACACTGAGGAAGGCCCCTCCCACATCCTGGAGACAACCAGAGCTGCCAGAGGTGATCGCCATGTTGAACTACCGTCTGGACCCTGTCAAGACCAATGCTGCCGCCTTCCTGCAGCACCTCACCTTCAAAAATGATAAG GTGAAGTCAGAAGTGCGTCGCCTGAAGGGCATCCCATCCTTGGTGTCCCTGCTGGACCATCCGAAGAAGGAAGTGCACCACTCGGCCTGTGGAGCATTAAAGAACATCTCTTTCGGACGAGACCCAGACAACAAGATTGCCATCAAGAACTGTGATGGAGTGCCAGCTCTGGTCAGGTTACTGAGGAAAACCCACGACCAGGACCTCACTGATACCATCACAG GCACTTTGTGGAACCTCTCCTCCCACGACTCGGTAAAGATGGAGATTGTGGACCATGCACTACATGCCCTTGCTGATGAAGTGATGGTGCCCCACTCTGGCTGGGAGCGAGGGAGTGATGGAGCTGAGGAAAGCTGCAAACCACGCCACCTGGAGTGGGAGACTGCCCTGACCAACACCGCTGGCTGCCTTAG AAATGTGAGTTCAGAACGCAGCGAGGCCAGGCGGAAGCTCAGAGAATGCACGGGATTGGTAGATTCACTCATGTACATCGTCCAGTCACAGATTAACCGCAAAGATGTGGATAATAAG TTGGTGGAAAACAGCGTCTGCCTATTGAGGAATCTCTCCTACCACGTTCACCGTGAAGTCCCTGGCAGTGAGCGCTATGCAGAGGCCACACCCCTCAACCAGGGCCCTGCCCCTGCCTCTAACAAAGGCGGCTGCTTTGGCTCTCGAAAGGGCAAAG ATGAGTGGTTTGCCAAAG GAAAGAAAGATGTAGATGATGGCAGTGCCGACCAAGTTGACATTCCAAAGAGGACAACACCTGCCAAAG GCTATGAGCTGCTGTTCCAGCCGGAGGTGGTTCGTGTTTACACCTCCCTGCTCAGAGAGAGCCAGAACCCCTCGGTGCTGGAGGCTGCCGCCGGCGCCATCCAGAACCTGTGTGCCGGCCGATGGACT TATGGTCGGTATATCCGGGCTACCGTGCGTCTGGAGAAGGGACTTCCCATGATGGCGGAGCTGCTGGCCCACGGCAACGACCGTGTAGTTCGGGCCATGTCGGGAGCCTTGAGGAACCTCGCCATTGACAACCGCAACCGAGAACTGCTCG GTAAGCATGCGGTGCCCCACCTGGTGGCCGACCTGCCGGGGGGCCAGAGCCAGTCTGGGCGTGCTCTGTCAGAAGAGACCGTTGTGTCCGTGTTGAGCACGCTCGCTGAGGTGCTCGGCAACAGCCTGGAGGCGGCAAAGACCCTCCGAGCCTCGCAAGGCATTGAGAGGCTGGTGCTCATCAACAAGGATGG TAAGCGTTCAGACCGGGAGGTGCGGGGCGCAGGCCAGGTGCTGCAGCTGGTTTGGGGCCACAAGGAGCTGCGTCGCCCGCTGGAGAAAGACGGCTGGAAGAAGACGGACTTCATGGTCAACCTGAACCCCAGCACCACCAACGGCCCCAGCAGCCGAGCCAACGGCACGTATGAGGACAGCACCCTACCACTGCTGGACAGAG GGGAGAAGAGGGACATGATTCCACTAAATGACCTAGGCCCTG aaGGCTACTCTACACTGGaccagagggagaggagacacacTCTGGATGACACCACAGACACTTTACCG AAAAACTGA
- the LOC115366133 gene encoding catenin delta-1-like isoform X4, whose product MVDPAHGVLDESYTPEDDSQEAHSVFSDEGTTRRSDNGMKKPIASRTVLPPDSVSIDGGLSMSGMGGYSATLDRPYRQGGAGDYPTATVPRNYHYGPAGGYDDYRGGPPLEPYASLSRGTRIDDRYRPVDGYRTLDSGYRAPSRQQLDPYAAQPQVARGMRAMGSAMEMRYGHGHYGLEDDQRSLGYDDVDYGMGPPPMHPGGYGTMPRLGPGPGGMDRRRLRSCEDTLDGDMGGVDPYTWGVPMTMERGSMASLDSTLRKAPPTSWRQPELPEVIAMLNYRLDPVKTNAAAFLQHLTFKNDKVKSEVRRLKGIPSLVSLLDHPKKEVHHSACGALKNISFGRDPDNKIAIKNCDGVPALVRLLRKTHDQDLTDTITGTLWNLSSHDSVKMEIVDHALHALADEVMVPHSGWERGSDGAEESCKPRHLEWETALTNTAGCLRNVSSERSEARRKLRECTGLVDSLMYIVQSQINRKDVDNKLVENSVCLLRNLSYHVHREVPGSERYAEATPLNQGPAPASNKGGCFGSRKGKDEWFAKGKKDVDDGSADQVDIPKRTTPAKGYELLFQPEVVRVYTSLLRESQNPSVLEAAAGAIQNLCAGRWTYGRYIRATVRLEKGLPMMAELLAHGNDRVVRAMSGALRNLAIDNRNRELLGKHAVPHLVADLPGGQSQSGRALSEETVVSVLSTLAEVLGNSLEAAKTLRASQGIERLVLINKDGKRSDREVRGAGQVLQLVWGHKELRRPLEKDGWKKTDFMVNLNPSTTNGPSSRANGTYEDSTLPLLDRGEKRDMIPLNDLGPEGYSTLDQRERRHTLDDTTDTLPRGVYGGRKGSLPLLDSYDG is encoded by the exons ATGGTGGACCCTGCACACGGCGTTTTAGATGAGAGCTACACACCAGAGGACGACTCACAGGAAGCACACTCAGTCTTCTCTGATGAGGGAACCACGCGACGGTCAGACAATGGG ATGAAGAAACCAATTGCCTCACGCACAGTCCTGCCCCCTGATTCTGTGTCTATTGACGGAGGCTTGTCGATGTCTGGCATGGGTGGGTACAGTGCCACATTGGACCGTCCCTACAggcaaggaggagcaggagactACCCCACTGCCACAGTGCCCAGAAACTACCACTATGGCCCTGCTGGGGGTTATGACGACTACCGGGGAGGCCCACCACTGGAGCCGTATGCTAGCCTGAGCAGAGGCACACGTATAGACGACCGCTACAG GCCAGTTGACGGCTACAGGACCCTGGATTCTGGTTACCGAGCTCCAAGCCGCCAGCAGTTAGACCCATATGCAGCGCAGCCTCAGGTGGCCCGTGGGATGAGGGCCATGGGCTCAGCCATGGAAATGCGATATGGCCATGGCCACTACGGACTGGAGGATGACCAGCGTAGTCTGGGATATGATGATGTAGACTATGGCATGGGACCTCCACCAATGCACCCTGGGGGCTATGGTACCATGCCACGTTTGGGACCTGGCCCTGGGGGTATGGACAGACGTAGACTGAG GAGCTGTGAGGACACTTTGGATGGTGACATGGGGGGAGTTGACCCATACACCTGGGGTGTTCCCATGACAATGGAAAGGGGAAGCATGGCTTCATTGGACAGCACACTGAGGAAGGCCCCTCCCACATCCTGGAGACAACCAGAGCTGCCAGAGGTGATCGCCATGTTGAACTACCGTCTGGACCCTGTCAAGACCAATGCTGCCGCCTTCCTGCAGCACCTCACCTTCAAAAATGATAAG GTGAAGTCAGAAGTGCGTCGCCTGAAGGGCATCCCATCCTTGGTGTCCCTGCTGGACCATCCGAAGAAGGAAGTGCACCACTCGGCCTGTGGAGCATTAAAGAACATCTCTTTCGGACGAGACCCAGACAACAAGATTGCCATCAAGAACTGTGATGGAGTGCCAGCTCTGGTCAGGTTACTGAGGAAAACCCACGACCAGGACCTCACTGATACCATCACAG GCACTTTGTGGAACCTCTCCTCCCACGACTCGGTAAAGATGGAGATTGTGGACCATGCACTACATGCCCTTGCTGATGAAGTGATGGTGCCCCACTCTGGCTGGGAGCGAGGGAGTGATGGAGCTGAGGAAAGCTGCAAACCACGCCACCTGGAGTGGGAGACTGCCCTGACCAACACCGCTGGCTGCCTTAG AAATGTGAGTTCAGAACGCAGCGAGGCCAGGCGGAAGCTCAGAGAATGCACGGGATTGGTAGATTCACTCATGTACATCGTCCAGTCACAGATTAACCGCAAAGATGTGGATAATAAG TTGGTGGAAAACAGCGTCTGCCTATTGAGGAATCTCTCCTACCACGTTCACCGTGAAGTCCCTGGCAGTGAGCGCTATGCAGAGGCCACACCCCTCAACCAGGGCCCTGCCCCTGCCTCTAACAAAGGCGGCTGCTTTGGCTCTCGAAAGGGCAAAG ATGAGTGGTTTGCCAAAG GAAAGAAAGATGTAGATGATGGCAGTGCCGACCAAGTTGACATTCCAAAGAGGACAACACCTGCCAAAG GCTATGAGCTGCTGTTCCAGCCGGAGGTGGTTCGTGTTTACACCTCCCTGCTCAGAGAGAGCCAGAACCCCTCGGTGCTGGAGGCTGCCGCCGGCGCCATCCAGAACCTGTGTGCCGGCCGATGGACT TATGGTCGGTATATCCGGGCTACCGTGCGTCTGGAGAAGGGACTTCCCATGATGGCGGAGCTGCTGGCCCACGGCAACGACCGTGTAGTTCGGGCCATGTCGGGAGCCTTGAGGAACCTCGCCATTGACAACCGCAACCGAGAACTGCTCG GTAAGCATGCGGTGCCCCACCTGGTGGCCGACCTGCCGGGGGGCCAGAGCCAGTCTGGGCGTGCTCTGTCAGAAGAGACCGTTGTGTCCGTGTTGAGCACGCTCGCTGAGGTGCTCGGCAACAGCCTGGAGGCGGCAAAGACCCTCCGAGCCTCGCAAGGCATTGAGAGGCTGGTGCTCATCAACAAGGATGG TAAGCGTTCAGACCGGGAGGTGCGGGGCGCAGGCCAGGTGCTGCAGCTGGTTTGGGGCCACAAGGAGCTGCGTCGCCCGCTGGAGAAAGACGGCTGGAAGAAGACGGACTTCATGGTCAACCTGAACCCCAGCACCACCAACGGCCCCAGCAGCCGAGCCAACGGCACGTATGAGGACAGCACCCTACCACTGCTGGACAGAG GGGAGAAGAGGGACATGATTCCACTAAATGACCTAGGCCCTG aaGGCTACTCTACACTGGaccagagggagaggagacacacTCTGGATGACACCACAGACACTTTACCG CGAGGGGTGTATGGGGGCAGAAAGGGCTCCCTGCCCCTCTTGGACTCCTACGATGGTTAG
- the LOC115366133 gene encoding catenin delta-1-like isoform X1, producing the protein MEQCESAAALLESVREQEVQFEQLTRALEEERRRVGLPATSPSALGRPLPHTQNGRLGDADIERLKLTDRYINGTQYRMVDPAHGVLDESYTPEDDSQEAHSVFSDEGTTRRSDNGMKKPIASRTVLPPDSVSIDGGLSMSGMGGYSATLDRPYRQGGAGDYPTATVPRNYHYGPAGGYDDYRGGPPLEPYASLSRGTRIDDRYRPVDGYRTLDSGYRAPSRQQLDPYAAQPQVARGMRAMGSAMEMRYGHGHYGLEDDQRSLGYDDVDYGMGPPPMHPGGYGTMPRLGPGPGGMDRRRLRSCEDTLDGDMGGVDPYTWGVPMTMERGSMASLDSTLRKAPPTSWRQPELPEVIAMLNYRLDPVKTNAAAFLQHLTFKNDKVKSEVRRLKGIPSLVSLLDHPKKEVHHSACGALKNISFGRDPDNKIAIKNCDGVPALVRLLRKTHDQDLTDTITGTLWNLSSHDSVKMEIVDHALHALADEVMVPHSGWERGSDGAEESCKPRHLEWETALTNTAGCLRNVSSERSEARRKLRECTGLVDSLMYIVQSQINRKDVDNKLVENSVCLLRNLSYHVHREVPGSERYAEATPLNQGPAPASNKGGCFGSRKGKDEWFAKGKKDVDDGSADQVDIPKRTTPAKGYELLFQPEVVRVYTSLLRESQNPSVLEAAAGAIQNLCAGRWTYGRYIRATVRLEKGLPMMAELLAHGNDRVVRAMSGALRNLAIDNRNRELLGKHAVPHLVADLPGGQSQSGRALSEETVVSVLSTLAEVLGNSLEAAKTLRASQGIERLVLINKDGKRSDREVRGAGQVLQLVWGHKELRRPLEKDGWKKTDFMVNLNPSTTNGPSSRANGTYEDSTLPLLDRGEKRDMIPLNDLGPEGYSTLDQRERRHTLDDTTDTLPRGVYGGRKGSLPLLDSYDG; encoded by the exons ATGGAGCAGTGTGAGAGTGCAGCGGCTCTGCTGGAGTCGGTCAGGGAGCAGGAGGTGCAGTTTGAACAGCTGACCCGGgcgctggaggaggagaggaggagagttgGCCTCCCTGCCACCAGCCCCTCGGCCCTGGGTCgccccctccctcacacacag AACGGGCGTTTAGGGGATGCAGACATAGAACGACTGAaactgacagacagatacataAACGGGACACaa TACAGGATGGTGGACCCTGCACACGGCGTTTTAGATGAGAGCTACACACCAGAGGACGACTCACAGGAAGCACACTCAGTCTTCTCTGATGAGGGAACCACGCGACGGTCAGACAATGGG ATGAAGAAACCAATTGCCTCACGCACAGTCCTGCCCCCTGATTCTGTGTCTATTGACGGAGGCTTGTCGATGTCTGGCATGGGTGGGTACAGTGCCACATTGGACCGTCCCTACAggcaaggaggagcaggagactACCCCACTGCCACAGTGCCCAGAAACTACCACTATGGCCCTGCTGGGGGTTATGACGACTACCGGGGAGGCCCACCACTGGAGCCGTATGCTAGCCTGAGCAGAGGCACACGTATAGACGACCGCTACAG GCCAGTTGACGGCTACAGGACCCTGGATTCTGGTTACCGAGCTCCAAGCCGCCAGCAGTTAGACCCATATGCAGCGCAGCCTCAGGTGGCCCGTGGGATGAGGGCCATGGGCTCAGCCATGGAAATGCGATATGGCCATGGCCACTACGGACTGGAGGATGACCAGCGTAGTCTGGGATATGATGATGTAGACTATGGCATGGGACCTCCACCAATGCACCCTGGGGGCTATGGTACCATGCCACGTTTGGGACCTGGCCCTGGGGGTATGGACAGACGTAGACTGAG GAGCTGTGAGGACACTTTGGATGGTGACATGGGGGGAGTTGACCCATACACCTGGGGTGTTCCCATGACAATGGAAAGGGGAAGCATGGCTTCATTGGACAGCACACTGAGGAAGGCCCCTCCCACATCCTGGAGACAACCAGAGCTGCCAGAGGTGATCGCCATGTTGAACTACCGTCTGGACCCTGTCAAGACCAATGCTGCCGCCTTCCTGCAGCACCTCACCTTCAAAAATGATAAG GTGAAGTCAGAAGTGCGTCGCCTGAAGGGCATCCCATCCTTGGTGTCCCTGCTGGACCATCCGAAGAAGGAAGTGCACCACTCGGCCTGTGGAGCATTAAAGAACATCTCTTTCGGACGAGACCCAGACAACAAGATTGCCATCAAGAACTGTGATGGAGTGCCAGCTCTGGTCAGGTTACTGAGGAAAACCCACGACCAGGACCTCACTGATACCATCACAG GCACTTTGTGGAACCTCTCCTCCCACGACTCGGTAAAGATGGAGATTGTGGACCATGCACTACATGCCCTTGCTGATGAAGTGATGGTGCCCCACTCTGGCTGGGAGCGAGGGAGTGATGGAGCTGAGGAAAGCTGCAAACCACGCCACCTGGAGTGGGAGACTGCCCTGACCAACACCGCTGGCTGCCTTAG AAATGTGAGTTCAGAACGCAGCGAGGCCAGGCGGAAGCTCAGAGAATGCACGGGATTGGTAGATTCACTCATGTACATCGTCCAGTCACAGATTAACCGCAAAGATGTGGATAATAAG TTGGTGGAAAACAGCGTCTGCCTATTGAGGAATCTCTCCTACCACGTTCACCGTGAAGTCCCTGGCAGTGAGCGCTATGCAGAGGCCACACCCCTCAACCAGGGCCCTGCCCCTGCCTCTAACAAAGGCGGCTGCTTTGGCTCTCGAAAGGGCAAAG ATGAGTGGTTTGCCAAAG GAAAGAAAGATGTAGATGATGGCAGTGCCGACCAAGTTGACATTCCAAAGAGGACAACACCTGCCAAAG GCTATGAGCTGCTGTTCCAGCCGGAGGTGGTTCGTGTTTACACCTCCCTGCTCAGAGAGAGCCAGAACCCCTCGGTGCTGGAGGCTGCCGCCGGCGCCATCCAGAACCTGTGTGCCGGCCGATGGACT TATGGTCGGTATATCCGGGCTACCGTGCGTCTGGAGAAGGGACTTCCCATGATGGCGGAGCTGCTGGCCCACGGCAACGACCGTGTAGTTCGGGCCATGTCGGGAGCCTTGAGGAACCTCGCCATTGACAACCGCAACCGAGAACTGCTCG GTAAGCATGCGGTGCCCCACCTGGTGGCCGACCTGCCGGGGGGCCAGAGCCAGTCTGGGCGTGCTCTGTCAGAAGAGACCGTTGTGTCCGTGTTGAGCACGCTCGCTGAGGTGCTCGGCAACAGCCTGGAGGCGGCAAAGACCCTCCGAGCCTCGCAAGGCATTGAGAGGCTGGTGCTCATCAACAAGGATGG TAAGCGTTCAGACCGGGAGGTGCGGGGCGCAGGCCAGGTGCTGCAGCTGGTTTGGGGCCACAAGGAGCTGCGTCGCCCGCTGGAGAAAGACGGCTGGAAGAAGACGGACTTCATGGTCAACCTGAACCCCAGCACCACCAACGGCCCCAGCAGCCGAGCCAACGGCACGTATGAGGACAGCACCCTACCACTGCTGGACAGAG GGGAGAAGAGGGACATGATTCCACTAAATGACCTAGGCCCTG aaGGCTACTCTACACTGGaccagagggagaggagacacacTCTGGATGACACCACAGACACTTTACCG CGAGGGGTGTATGGGGGCAGAAAGGGCTCCCTGCCCCTCTTGGACTCCTACGATGGTTAG
- the LOC115366133 gene encoding catenin delta-1-like isoform X2, producing the protein MEQCESAAALLESVREQEVQFEQLTRALEEERRRVGLPATSPSALGRPLPHTQNGRLGDADIERLKLTDRYINGTQYRMVDPAHGVLDESYTPEDDSQEAHSVFSDEGTTRRSDNGMKKPIASRTVLPPDSVSIDGGLSMSGMGGYSATLDRPYRQGGAGDYPTATVPRNYHYGPAGGYDDYRGGPPLEPYASLSRGTRIDDRYRPVDGYRTLDSGYRAPSRQQLDPYAAQPQVARGMRAMGSAMEMRYGHGHYGLEDDQRSLGYDDVDYGMGPPPMHPGGYGTMPRLGPGPGGMDRRRLRSCEDTLDGDMGGVDPYTWGVPMTMERGSMASLDSTLRKAPPTSWRQPELPEVIAMLNYRLDPVKTNAAAFLQHLTFKNDKVKSEVRRLKGIPSLVSLLDHPKKEVHHSACGALKNISFGRDPDNKIAIKNCDGVPALVRLLRKTHDQDLTDTITGTLWNLSSHDSVKMEIVDHALHALADEVMVPHSGWERGSDGAEESCKPRHLEWETALTNTAGCLRNVSSERSEARRKLRECTGLVDSLMYIVQSQINRKDVDNKLVENSVCLLRNLSYHVHREVPGSERYAEATPLNQGPAPASNKGGCFGSRKGKGKKDVDDGSADQVDIPKRTTPAKGYELLFQPEVVRVYTSLLRESQNPSVLEAAAGAIQNLCAGRWTYGRYIRATVRLEKGLPMMAELLAHGNDRVVRAMSGALRNLAIDNRNRELLGKHAVPHLVADLPGGQSQSGRALSEETVVSVLSTLAEVLGNSLEAAKTLRASQGIERLVLINKDGKRSDREVRGAGQVLQLVWGHKELRRPLEKDGWKKTDFMVNLNPSTTNGPSSRANGTYEDSTLPLLDRGEKRDMIPLNDLGPEGYSTLDQRERRHTLDDTTDTLPRGVYGGRKGSLPLLDSYDG; encoded by the exons ATGGAGCAGTGTGAGAGTGCAGCGGCTCTGCTGGAGTCGGTCAGGGAGCAGGAGGTGCAGTTTGAACAGCTGACCCGGgcgctggaggaggagaggaggagagttgGCCTCCCTGCCACCAGCCCCTCGGCCCTGGGTCgccccctccctcacacacag AACGGGCGTTTAGGGGATGCAGACATAGAACGACTGAaactgacagacagatacataAACGGGACACaa TACAGGATGGTGGACCCTGCACACGGCGTTTTAGATGAGAGCTACACACCAGAGGACGACTCACAGGAAGCACACTCAGTCTTCTCTGATGAGGGAACCACGCGACGGTCAGACAATGGG ATGAAGAAACCAATTGCCTCACGCACAGTCCTGCCCCCTGATTCTGTGTCTATTGACGGAGGCTTGTCGATGTCTGGCATGGGTGGGTACAGTGCCACATTGGACCGTCCCTACAggcaaggaggagcaggagactACCCCACTGCCACAGTGCCCAGAAACTACCACTATGGCCCTGCTGGGGGTTATGACGACTACCGGGGAGGCCCACCACTGGAGCCGTATGCTAGCCTGAGCAGAGGCACACGTATAGACGACCGCTACAG GCCAGTTGACGGCTACAGGACCCTGGATTCTGGTTACCGAGCTCCAAGCCGCCAGCAGTTAGACCCATATGCAGCGCAGCCTCAGGTGGCCCGTGGGATGAGGGCCATGGGCTCAGCCATGGAAATGCGATATGGCCATGGCCACTACGGACTGGAGGATGACCAGCGTAGTCTGGGATATGATGATGTAGACTATGGCATGGGACCTCCACCAATGCACCCTGGGGGCTATGGTACCATGCCACGTTTGGGACCTGGCCCTGGGGGTATGGACAGACGTAGACTGAG GAGCTGTGAGGACACTTTGGATGGTGACATGGGGGGAGTTGACCCATACACCTGGGGTGTTCCCATGACAATGGAAAGGGGAAGCATGGCTTCATTGGACAGCACACTGAGGAAGGCCCCTCCCACATCCTGGAGACAACCAGAGCTGCCAGAGGTGATCGCCATGTTGAACTACCGTCTGGACCCTGTCAAGACCAATGCTGCCGCCTTCCTGCAGCACCTCACCTTCAAAAATGATAAG GTGAAGTCAGAAGTGCGTCGCCTGAAGGGCATCCCATCCTTGGTGTCCCTGCTGGACCATCCGAAGAAGGAAGTGCACCACTCGGCCTGTGGAGCATTAAAGAACATCTCTTTCGGACGAGACCCAGACAACAAGATTGCCATCAAGAACTGTGATGGAGTGCCAGCTCTGGTCAGGTTACTGAGGAAAACCCACGACCAGGACCTCACTGATACCATCACAG GCACTTTGTGGAACCTCTCCTCCCACGACTCGGTAAAGATGGAGATTGTGGACCATGCACTACATGCCCTTGCTGATGAAGTGATGGTGCCCCACTCTGGCTGGGAGCGAGGGAGTGATGGAGCTGAGGAAAGCTGCAAACCACGCCACCTGGAGTGGGAGACTGCCCTGACCAACACCGCTGGCTGCCTTAG AAATGTGAGTTCAGAACGCAGCGAGGCCAGGCGGAAGCTCAGAGAATGCACGGGATTGGTAGATTCACTCATGTACATCGTCCAGTCACAGATTAACCGCAAAGATGTGGATAATAAG TTGGTGGAAAACAGCGTCTGCCTATTGAGGAATCTCTCCTACCACGTTCACCGTGAAGTCCCTGGCAGTGAGCGCTATGCAGAGGCCACACCCCTCAACCAGGGCCCTGCCCCTGCCTCTAACAAAGGCGGCTGCTTTGGCTCTCGAAAGGGCAAAG GAAAGAAAGATGTAGATGATGGCAGTGCCGACCAAGTTGACATTCCAAAGAGGACAACACCTGCCAAAG GCTATGAGCTGCTGTTCCAGCCGGAGGTGGTTCGTGTTTACACCTCCCTGCTCAGAGAGAGCCAGAACCCCTCGGTGCTGGAGGCTGCCGCCGGCGCCATCCAGAACCTGTGTGCCGGCCGATGGACT TATGGTCGGTATATCCGGGCTACCGTGCGTCTGGAGAAGGGACTTCCCATGATGGCGGAGCTGCTGGCCCACGGCAACGACCGTGTAGTTCGGGCCATGTCGGGAGCCTTGAGGAACCTCGCCATTGACAACCGCAACCGAGAACTGCTCG GTAAGCATGCGGTGCCCCACCTGGTGGCCGACCTGCCGGGGGGCCAGAGCCAGTCTGGGCGTGCTCTGTCAGAAGAGACCGTTGTGTCCGTGTTGAGCACGCTCGCTGAGGTGCTCGGCAACAGCCTGGAGGCGGCAAAGACCCTCCGAGCCTCGCAAGGCATTGAGAGGCTGGTGCTCATCAACAAGGATGG TAAGCGTTCAGACCGGGAGGTGCGGGGCGCAGGCCAGGTGCTGCAGCTGGTTTGGGGCCACAAGGAGCTGCGTCGCCCGCTGGAGAAAGACGGCTGGAAGAAGACGGACTTCATGGTCAACCTGAACCCCAGCACCACCAACGGCCCCAGCAGCCGAGCCAACGGCACGTATGAGGACAGCACCCTACCACTGCTGGACAGAG GGGAGAAGAGGGACATGATTCCACTAAATGACCTAGGCCCTG aaGGCTACTCTACACTGGaccagagggagaggagacacacTCTGGATGACACCACAGACACTTTACCG CGAGGGGTGTATGGGGGCAGAAAGGGCTCCCTGCCCCTCTTGGACTCCTACGATGGTTAG